The following are encoded together in the Triticum dicoccoides isolate Atlit2015 ecotype Zavitan chromosome 6B, WEW_v2.0, whole genome shotgun sequence genome:
- the LOC119323620 gene encoding probable steroid-binding protein 3 produces MATELTAAQLRAYDGTDASKPIYVAIRGKVFDVSAGRGFYGPGGDYALFAGREAARALAKMSKDAADVSGDLSGLSDKELGVLADWESKFQAKYPVVARLAA; encoded by the coding sequence atggcgaCGGAGCTGACGGCGGCGCAGCTGCGGGCGTACGACGGCACCGACGCGTCCAAGCCGATCTACGTCGCCATCCGCGGCAAGGTCTTCGACGTCTCGGCCGGGCGCGGCTTCTACGGGCCCGGCGGCGACTACGCGCTCTTCGCCGGCCGCGAGGCCGCCCGCGCGCTCGCCAAGATGTCCAAGGACGCCGCCGACGTCTCCGGCGACCTCTCCGGCCTCTCCGACAAGGAGCTCGGCGTGCTCGCCGACTGGGAGTCCAAGTTCCAGGCCAAGTACCCCGTCGTCGCTCGCCTCGCCGCCTGA